The Streptomyces sp. NBC_00344 genome includes a window with the following:
- a CDS encoding PhoH family protein, which yields MVTSTKRRMPDRRTYVLDTSVLLADPNAMARFEEHEVVLPIVVVTELEAKRHHPELGYFARQALRLLDDFRVRYGRLDAPLPMGELGGTLRVELNHSDPSVLPAGYRLGDNDSRILAVARNLQAEGFDVTVVSKDLPLRIKASSVGLLAEEYRAELAITDSGFTGMSELTLSPDQVDLLFTEETLYVPEAADLPVHTGLVLQSERGKALGRITSEGNVRLVRGDREAFGLHGRSAEQRIALDLLLDPDIGIISMGGRAGTGKSALALCAGLEAVLERRQHQKVMVFRPLYAVGGQELGYLPGSESEKMGPWAQAVFDTLSSVTSRDVIEEVVGRGMLEVLPLTHIRGRSLHDAFVIVDEAQSLERNVLLTVLSRIGSNSRVVLTHDVAQRDNLRVGRYDGVVAVVEKLKGHPLFAHVTLTRSERSQIAALVTEMLEDGTI from the coding sequence GTGGTGACCAGCACAAAGCGCCGCATGCCCGACAGGCGCACTTACGTTCTCGACACCAGCGTCCTGCTGGCCGACCCGAACGCCATGGCCCGGTTCGAGGAGCACGAAGTCGTGCTGCCGATCGTCGTGGTCACGGAGTTGGAGGCCAAGAGGCACCATCCGGAGCTCGGATACTTCGCCCGGCAGGCCCTGCGCCTGCTCGACGACTTCCGGGTGAGGTACGGACGCCTCGACGCCCCGCTTCCCATGGGCGAGCTGGGCGGGACCCTGCGTGTCGAGCTCAACCACTCCGATCCCAGCGTGCTTCCCGCTGGCTACAGGTTGGGGGACAACGACTCACGGATTCTCGCTGTCGCGCGCAATCTCCAGGCCGAGGGCTTCGACGTCACCGTCGTGTCCAAGGATCTGCCGCTGCGCATCAAGGCCTCGTCGGTGGGGCTGCTCGCCGAGGAGTACCGCGCCGAGCTGGCGATCACCGACTCCGGCTTCACCGGGATGAGCGAACTGACGCTCTCGCCCGATCAGGTGGATCTTCTGTTCACCGAGGAAACGCTGTACGTGCCCGAGGCGGCGGATCTGCCGGTGCACACCGGACTGGTGCTCCAGTCGGAGCGCGGCAAGGCGCTGGGCCGGATCACGTCGGAGGGCAACGTCCGGCTCGTACGGGGCGACCGGGAGGCCTTCGGGCTGCACGGCCGCAGCGCAGAGCAGCGCATCGCCCTCGATCTGCTGCTCGACCCGGACATCGGCATCATCTCGATGGGAGGCAGGGCGGGCACCGGGAAGTCCGCACTCGCGCTCTGCGCCGGCCTGGAGGCCGTGCTGGAGCGCAGGCAGCATCAGAAGGTGATGGTCTTCAGACCGCTCTACGCGGTCGGCGGTCAGGAGCTGGGCTATCTGCCCGGCTCCGAGTCCGAGAAGATGGGCCCCTGGGCGCAGGCGGTCTTCGACACGCTGTCCTCGGTGACCAGCCGGGATGTGATCGAGGAAGTGGTCGGCCGGGGCATGCTGGAGGTCCTGCCGCTCACTCATATCCGCGGGCGTTCGCTCCATGACGCTTTCGTCATCGTGGACGAGGCCCAGTCCCTGGAGCGGAATGTCCTGCTGACCGTGTTGTCCAGGATCGGGTCGAATTCGCGGGTGGTGCTCACTCATGACGTCGCCCAGCGGGACAACCTGAGGGTGGGCCGGTACGACGGAGTGGTCGCCGTGGTGGAGAAACTGAAGGGGCATCCGCTCTTCGCGCATGTCACCCTCACCCGCTCGGAGCGCTCGCAGATCGCCGCACTGGTGACCGAAATGCTGGAGGATGGAACGATCTGA
- a CDS encoding isoprenyl transferase, with protein sequence MNLRDLVYGLYARRVEGRLDHDQVPKHIGVILDGNRRWAKASGGTAAQGHRAGADKISEFLGWCAETDVEVVTLWMLSTDNFDRPEDELIPLLGIIEDTVRNLAADGRWRVHHVGTLDLLPGRTQSVLKEAEEATSGTEGILVNVAVGYGGRQEIADAVRSLLHEHAKKGTSFEELAEIVDVERISEHLYTRGQPDPDLVIRTSGEQRLSGFMLWQSAHSEYYFCEVFWPAFRKVDFLRALRDYAARHRRYGA encoded by the coding sequence GTGAACTTGCGCGACCTGGTCTACGGGCTCTACGCACGTCGGGTGGAAGGCCGCCTCGACCATGACCAGGTCCCCAAGCACATCGGCGTCATCCTGGACGGCAATCGCCGCTGGGCGAAGGCCTCCGGCGGCACGGCCGCCCAGGGGCACCGCGCCGGGGCCGACAAGATCTCCGAGTTCCTCGGATGGTGTGCCGAGACCGATGTCGAGGTCGTCACACTCTGGATGCTCTCCACGGACAACTTCGACCGCCCCGAGGACGAGCTGATCCCGCTGCTCGGGATCATCGAGGACACGGTCCGGAATCTGGCGGCGGACGGCCGGTGGCGGGTCCACCACGTGGGCACCCTCGATCTGCTGCCCGGCCGTACCCAGTCGGTGCTGAAGGAGGCCGAGGAGGCCACGTCGGGCACCGAGGGAATACTGGTGAACGTCGCGGTCGGCTACGGCGGCCGGCAGGAGATCGCCGATGCGGTGCGCTCGCTGCTCCACGAGCACGCGAAGAAGGGGACGTCCTTCGAGGAGCTCGCGGAGATCGTCGATGTGGAACGGATCTCGGAGCACCTCTATACGCGGGGTCAGCCGGATCCGGATCTGGTGATCCGCACGAGTGGGGAGCAGCGCCTTTCGGGCTTCATGCTCTGGCAGAGCGCGCACTCCGAGTACTACTTCTGTGAAGTGTTCTGGCCGGCATTCCGGAAGGTCGATTTTCTGCGCGCCCTCCGTGATTACGCTGCGCGACACCGTCGCTACGGAGCCTGA
- the mgrA gene encoding L-glyceraldehyde 3-phosphate reductase, giving the protein MTDSLPYNAAGDRYDSMEYRRSGRSGLKLPAISLGLWHNFGDDRTLDSQREILRRAFDTGVTHFDLANNYGPPAGSAELNFGKLFAQDFTPYRDELLISTKAGYLMHPGPYGEWGSRKYLLSSLDASLSRMGLDYVDIFYSHRFDPETPLEETMGALASAVQQGKALYVGVSSYTSEQTAEAARILKEMGVPALIHQPSYSMINRWTEDDGLLDTLESAGMGCISFVPLAQGLLTGKYLKGIPQGSRATQGKSLDPDLLSDEVVRRLNGLNEIAGRRGQSLAQLALNWVLRDPRMTSALIGASSVKQLDENVAALSAAPLTTDELKEIDSFAVDTEGTNIWAGRS; this is encoded by the coding sequence GTGACTGATTCTCTTCCTTATAACGCCGCGGGCGACCGGTACGACTCCATGGAGTACCGGCGCAGCGGCCGCAGTGGGCTGAAACTGCCCGCCATCTCTCTCGGCCTGTGGCACAACTTCGGCGACGACCGCACTCTGGACTCGCAGCGCGAGATCCTGCGCCGCGCCTTCGACACCGGCGTGACCCACTTCGACCTGGCGAACAACTACGGGCCGCCGGCCGGTTCCGCCGAGCTCAATTTCGGCAAGCTCTTCGCGCAGGATTTCACGCCGTACCGAGATGAGCTGCTCATCTCGACCAAGGCCGGATATCTGATGCATCCCGGCCCTTACGGCGAGTGGGGCTCACGCAAGTACCTGCTGTCGTCACTGGACGCTTCGCTGTCGCGGATGGGTCTCGACTACGTCGACATCTTCTACTCCCACCGCTTCGACCCGGAGACTCCTCTCGAGGAGACCATGGGAGCGCTCGCATCAGCTGTGCAGCAGGGCAAGGCCCTGTATGTGGGTGTCTCCTCCTACACCAGCGAGCAGACCGCGGAGGCGGCCCGCATCCTGAAGGAGATGGGCGTGCCCGCCCTCATCCATCAGCCCTCCTACTCCATGATCAACCGCTGGACCGAGGACGACGGCCTGCTCGACACCCTGGAGAGCGCCGGAATGGGCTGCATCTCCTTTGTGCCGCTCGCCCAGGGCCTGCTCACGGGCAAGTACCTGAAGGGCATCCCGCAGGGCTCCCGTGCCACGCAGGGCAAGTCCCTGGACCCCGATCTGCTGTCGGACGAGGTGGTGCGCCGACTCAACGGTCTCAATGAGATCGCCGGGCGGCGCGGGCAGTCGCTCGCGCAGCTCGCGCTCAACTGGGTGCTCCGCGATCCGCGGATGACCTCGGCTCTCATCGGCGCATCCAGCGTGAAGCAGCTGGACGAGAACGTGGCGGCGCTGTCCGCGGCGCCGCTCACCACCGACGAGCTGAAGGAGATCGACTCGTTCGCGGTGGACACCGAGGGCACCAACATCTGGGCCGGCCGCAGCTGA
- a CDS encoding A24 family peptidase translates to MPAALLTVLAACFGAALGVLVPRPAYRLSVPPGDPWLGSAPTGVPIRGWLGPARAGGGWYGPSTPVVALLTAAGCAALAAAAGPVPELAVWMLLVPGLVLLGTVDRTVQRLPDVLTLPIAAVTALLLGAVALVPGAMGSWPTALLGGLALGGGYFVLFLINPNGMGFGDVKLATGLGVALGWYGWGVLLLGAFAGFLYGGVYGAVLILRRRAGRKTVMPFGPFMVAGAFTGLLLGGFGA, encoded by the coding sequence GTGCCCGCCGCCCTTCTGACAGTCCTGGCCGCCTGTTTCGGCGCAGCCCTGGGCGTCCTCGTCCCCCGCCCCGCCTACCGGCTCTCCGTCCCGCCCGGAGACCCATGGCTCGGCAGCGCCCCCACGGGTGTCCCCATCAGAGGCTGGCTCGGCCCGGCCCGGGCGGGCGGCGGATGGTACGGGCCGAGCACGCCGGTCGTCGCCCTGCTCACCGCCGCGGGCTGCGCGGCGCTCGCCGCCGCGGCCGGGCCGGTGCCGGAGCTCGCGGTATGGATGCTGCTCGTGCCCGGGCTGGTCCTGCTGGGGACGGTCGACCGCACGGTGCAGCGGCTCCCCGATGTCCTGACCCTGCCGATCGCCGCGGTGACCGCGCTCCTGCTGGGGGCCGTTGCGCTGGTGCCGGGTGCCATGGGGTCCTGGCCGACCGCACTGCTCGGCGGACTCGCCCTCGGCGGTGGGTATTTCGTGCTCTTCCTCATCAACCCGAACGGCATGGGATTCGGTGACGTCAAGCTGGCGACCGGACTCGGTGTCGCTCTTGGGTGGTACGGCTGGGGGGTGCTGCTGCTGGGTGCCTTCGCCGGATTCCTCTACGGCGGGGTGTACGGCGCCGTCCTGATACTCCGCAGGCGAGCGGGCCGTAAGACCGTGATGCCGTTCGGGCCCTTCATGGTGGCCGGAGCATTCACCGGTCTGCTGCTCGGCGGATTCGGCGCGTAA
- a CDS encoding winged helix DNA-binding domain-containing protein, whose translation MTTRRTVTWTRANARRLARQHLTVPATASTPADAAAAMLGAHAQVITAAELSIGLRMEGTTRTRVREALRGADPGLVKTYGPRGTVHLLPAADLPLWTGALSAVPRRSPFPQDLRMTADRTEQVLTAIGEALDGTELVIGELSDEVVARTGPWAGDLVVPAFQTMWPRWRQVMHIAAHRGLLAFGGGRGRQVTYLNPGCVPLDGARARAELLRRYLHAYGPATPADFANWLAAPGRWSTTAFDTAAASAEIEETGLGWVVAGDTSFTDEPPCGVRLLPYFDAYLIASRPRELLYPGAAYERALAGGQAGNFPVLLIDGIAAGVWHAKRSGKKLAVTVEPLVELTAARLRELKAQVERTGEIMEGRPELTVGKVTVGPHA comes from the coding sequence ATGACGACGCGACGCACGGTCACCTGGACCCGGGCCAACGCCCGGCGGCTCGCCCGGCAGCACCTCACCGTCCCCGCCACCGCCTCAACGCCCGCCGATGCCGCGGCCGCCATGCTCGGCGCCCATGCGCAGGTCATCACGGCAGCCGAACTCTCCATCGGGCTGCGCATGGAGGGGACGACGCGCACCCGGGTCCGGGAGGCTCTCCGGGGAGCGGACCCCGGTCTGGTCAAGACCTACGGCCCGCGCGGCACCGTGCACCTCCTGCCGGCCGCCGACCTGCCCCTGTGGACCGGAGCCCTCTCCGCAGTTCCCCGTCGGAGCCCCTTCCCGCAAGACCTGCGGATGACCGCGGACCGGACCGAGCAGGTCCTCACCGCGATCGGTGAGGCGCTCGACGGCACCGAACTCGTCATCGGTGAACTGTCCGACGAGGTCGTGGCACGCACCGGGCCCTGGGCAGGCGATCTCGTGGTGCCGGCGTTCCAGACCATGTGGCCTCGCTGGCGCCAGGTGATGCACATCGCCGCACACCGCGGACTGCTCGCCTTCGGCGGCGGCCGAGGCCGCCAGGTCACGTACCTCAATCCGGGCTGCGTGCCGCTGGACGGCGCCCGCGCCCGGGCGGAACTGCTGCGCCGCTATCTCCACGCGTACGGGCCGGCCACCCCGGCCGACTTCGCCAACTGGCTCGCCGCGCCGGGCAGGTGGTCCACCACCGCCTTCGACACGGCGGCCGCGTCAGCGGAGATCGAGGAGACCGGGCTCGGCTGGGTGGTGGCAGGAGACACGTCCTTCACCGACGAACCGCCGTGCGGGGTGAGGCTGCTGCCCTACTTCGACGCGTACCTCATCGCGTCCCGCCCCCGCGAACTGCTGTATCCCGGGGCCGCCTACGAGCGGGCGCTGGCGGGCGGGCAGGCCGGGAACTTTCCGGTTCTGCTGATCGACGGGATCGCGGCCGGGGTCTGGCATGCGAAGCGGTCGGGAAAGAAGCTCGCCGTGACGGTGGAGCCACTGGTGGAGCTGACCGCTGCCCGGCTGCGGGAGCTGAAGGCTCAGGTGGAGCGAACCGGCGAGATCATGGAGGGCAGGCCGGAACTGACTGTCGGAAAGGTGACGGTCGGCCCGCACGCCTGA
- a CDS encoding class I SAM-dependent methyltransferase — translation MPGTMSRTFEELVAEASAVSVAGWDFSWLEGRATEQRPSWGYARSMGERMGRASAALDIQTGGGEVLASVPKLPPLTVATEGWPPNVAKATALLGPRGVAVVADADEPPLPFADATFDLVVSRHPVKAFWSEIARVLAPGGTYFSQEVGPASVFELVEYFLGPQPEGRKGRDPENARAEAEAAGLDVVDLRLEELRTEFHDIGAVVYFLRKVIWMVPGFTVGAYLPQLRSLHDRLEAGGPFVATTTRFLIEARRPA, via the coding sequence ATGCCTGGAACCATGTCCCGGACGTTCGAAGAGCTGGTGGCCGAAGCGAGCGCTGTGTCCGTCGCAGGCTGGGACTTCTCCTGGCTGGAAGGACGGGCCACCGAGCAGCGCCCTTCCTGGGGCTATGCCCGGTCCATGGGGGAGCGGATGGGCCGCGCGTCGGCGGCGCTGGACATCCAGACCGGCGGGGGTGAGGTACTCGCCTCGGTGCCGAAGCTGCCACCGCTCACCGTGGCCACCGAGGGGTGGCCGCCGAATGTCGCCAAGGCCACCGCGCTGCTCGGTCCGCGCGGGGTCGCGGTGGTGGCCGACGCCGACGAGCCTCCGCTGCCCTTCGCCGACGCCACGTTCGACCTGGTGGTCAGCCGCCACCCGGTGAAGGCGTTCTGGTCGGAGATCGCCCGGGTGCTGGCACCCGGCGGCACGTACTTCTCCCAGGAGGTCGGCCCGGCCAGCGTTTTCGAACTTGTCGAGTACTTCCTCGGTCCGCAGCCCGAAGGTCGCAAGGGACGGGATCCGGAGAACGCGCGTGCCGAGGCGGAGGCCGCAGGCCTGGACGTCGTCGATCTGCGGCTGGAGGAACTGCGCACCGAGTTCCACGACATCGGAGCGGTCGTCTACTTCCTGCGCAAGGTGATCTGGATGGTTCCGGGCTTCACCGTCGGCGCGTATCTGCCCCAACTCCGGTCGCTCCATGACCGGCTCGAGGCCGGAGGGCCTTTCGTGGCGACCACCACGCGCTTTCTGATCGAGGCGCGGCGTCCGGCGTGA
- a CDS encoding anti-sigma factor antagonist (This anti-anti-sigma factor, or anti-sigma factor antagonist, belongs to a family that includes characterized members SpoIIAA, RsbV, RsfA, and RsfB.) codes for MDVQELTGLLPAPGPSARSYLVGRFTVVELLGEIDLVSAEAAQVHTDAATSSPGARVIIDLRPATFIDCSALRLLCRTRRRALDRGGSVDLVCTRPWHLCILRTAGLDGYFPGRATVSDVACRGC; via the coding sequence ATGGACGTTCAGGAACTGACGGGGCTGCTGCCGGCCCCCGGCCCCAGTGCCCGGAGCTACCTCGTGGGCCGCTTCACCGTGGTGGAACTGCTGGGCGAGATCGACCTCGTGTCGGCCGAGGCCGCTCAGGTCCACACGGACGCGGCCACCTCCTCACCCGGGGCGCGGGTGATCATCGATCTGCGTCCTGCCACCTTCATCGACTGCTCCGCGCTGCGGCTGCTGTGCCGCACCAGGCGACGCGCCCTGGACCGGGGCGGATCCGTCGATCTGGTCTGCACCCGGCCATGGCATCTGTGCATTCTGCGTACGGCAGGTCTGGACGGTTACTTCCCCGGCCGTGCCACGGTCTCCGATGTCGCCTGCCGCGGGTGCTGA
- a CDS encoding aldo/keto reductase — protein sequence MRYRTIGTDPGTRREVSVLSLGAMLFGTATDEATSFAILDRYAEAGGTFIDTSDNYAFWVNGTRGGESEALLGRWRRSRGIGDEIVIATKLGARPDAPTSTFTRNIEGLSARVIRESAERSRELLGVEKLDLLYAHVEDSAVPLRETVEGFAALVSEGTVGVLGASNHWAWRVERARSLAAAAGLPGYEVLQYHHTYLRRHSDRPTLRSSDGNPGVTGGSLLSYLREEPALALVAYSPLLSGGYTREDKPLGEDFDHPGTPVRLAALRRVAKDTGATVNQVVLAWLIGADVPAIPLVGASSVAQLNESLAAADLELTPEQRAELDAAQ from the coding sequence ATGCGTTACCGCACCATCGGCACCGACCCCGGTACCCGGCGTGAAGTGAGCGTCCTGAGCCTCGGTGCCATGCTCTTCGGAACGGCCACCGACGAAGCGACCTCGTTCGCGATTCTCGACCGGTACGCCGAGGCCGGCGGCACCTTCATCGACACCTCCGACAACTACGCGTTCTGGGTCAACGGCACCCGGGGCGGCGAGAGCGAGGCGTTGCTCGGCCGCTGGCGCCGCAGCCGGGGCATCGGCGACGAGATCGTCATCGCCACCAAGCTCGGCGCACGGCCGGACGCACCCACCTCGACCTTCACCAGAAACATCGAGGGGCTGTCCGCGAGGGTCATCCGGGAGTCGGCCGAGCGGAGCCGTGAACTGCTCGGCGTCGAGAAGCTGGACCTCCTCTACGCCCATGTGGAGGATTCGGCAGTGCCCTTGCGGGAGACGGTGGAAGGGTTCGCCGCGCTGGTCTCGGAGGGCACGGTCGGAGTGCTCGGCGCGAGCAACCACTGGGCGTGGCGGGTGGAACGGGCCCGCAGTCTGGCAGCGGCCGCCGGCCTGCCCGGCTACGAGGTGCTGCAGTACCACCACACCTATCTGCGCCGGCACAGCGACAGGCCGACCCTGCGCTCGTCCGACGGCAACCCCGGGGTGACCGGCGGGAGCCTGCTCAGCTACCTCCGCGAGGAACCCGCACTGGCTCTCGTCGCCTATTCGCCGCTGCTTTCCGGTGGTTACACACGCGAGGACAAGCCGCTCGGCGAGGACTTCGACCACCCGGGCACACCGGTACGGCTGGCGGCGCTGCGCAGGGTGGCCAAGGACACCGGCGCCACCGTCAACCAGGTCGTGCTGGCCTGGCTGATCGGTGCGGACGTGCCGGCGATCCCGCTGGTGGGCGCCTCATCGGTGGCCCAGTTGAACGAGAGCCTGGCGGCCGCCGACCTGGAGCTCACGCCGGAACAGCGCGCCGAACTGGACGCCGCGCAGTAG
- a CDS encoding serine hydrolase domain-containing protein yields MEPAPSASPVSGPRTRRPSRRTVIGAAVAAAALSALPHPAQAAPGTRSRVVPPLDPKALRAAIDDLRHPRVTAAQLRIGGPAGSWYGASGAADIQRERSPRSDDRVRIGSVSKAFVATVLLQLAAERRVSLDATVQRCLPGLLPDRFAPITPAQLLDHTSGLPDSAEPEPVTPEEIVAYRHNHRTPGQIVAAVSGQRAMKFRPGTKQEYRGINYVLAALVIERVTGRPYGREIGSRIVRPLGLHGTSVPGDDPLVHGPRVHGYVEMSDGTLRDITRYNQGFSWGEGEMISTAHDLDRFVTALYSGALLPPDMLDRMFTLPAGVKMLDGSPARYGQGLQTGEMNGVTLWGKSGWQYGYNSGMLATRDLQRRLVFSFSPTRQTGDEEQMTQRIVKAATAP; encoded by the coding sequence ATGGAACCTGCACCCTCAGCGAGCCCGGTGAGCGGGCCCCGCACCCGGCGTCCCTCCCGGCGGACCGTGATCGGCGCCGCGGTGGCCGCCGCCGCTCTGTCCGCCCTTCCGCACCCCGCGCAAGCCGCACCGGGTACCCGATCCCGCGTCGTCCCGCCCCTCGATCCCAAGGCGCTGCGCGCCGCCATCGACGATCTCCGGCACCCCCGGGTGACCGCAGCCCAGCTGAGGATCGGCGGGCCGGCGGGCAGTTGGTACGGGGCCTCGGGTGCCGCGGACATCCAAAGAGAACGGTCGCCCCGGTCCGATGACCGGGTGCGGATCGGCAGCGTCAGCAAGGCCTTCGTGGCGACGGTGCTGCTGCAACTCGCCGCCGAACGCCGGGTGTCCCTGGACGCCACCGTGCAGCGCTGCCTGCCCGGCCTGCTGCCGGACCGTTTCGCTCCGATCACCCCGGCGCAACTGCTCGACCACACCAGCGGACTGCCCGACTCGGCCGAGCCGGAACCGGTCACCCCGGAGGAGATCGTCGCGTACCGGCACAACCACCGGACACCCGGGCAGATCGTCGCGGCGGTGAGCGGGCAGAGGGCCATGAAGTTCCGCCCGGGGACCAAGCAGGAGTACCGCGGCATCAACTACGTCCTCGCCGCTCTGGTCATCGAGCGGGTGACCGGCCGGCCGTACGGGCGCGAGATCGGGTCCCGTATCGTCCGGCCACTGGGCCTGCACGGCACGTCGGTGCCCGGCGACGATCCGCTGGTGCACGGACCGCGTGTGCACGGCTATGTGGAGATGAGCGACGGCACCCTTCGGGACATCACCCGCTACAACCAGGGCTTCTCCTGGGGCGAGGGCGAGATGATCTCCACCGCACACGACCTCGACCGCTTCGTCACCGCGCTCTACTCGGGTGCGCTGCTGCCACCGGACATGCTGGACCGCATGTTCACACTGCCCGCCGGCGTGAAGATGCTGGATGGCAGCCCGGCCCGATACGGCCAGGGCCTGCAGACCGGCGAGATGAACGGCGTGACGCTGTGGGGCAAGAGCGGCTGGCAGTACGGATACAACTCCGGCATGCTCGCCACCCGCGATCTGCAGCGACGGCTGGTGTTCTCGTTCTCCCCCACCCGTCAGACCGGCGACGAGGAGCAGATGACACAGCGCATCGTGAAAGCCGCGACAGCGCCCTGA
- a CDS encoding OmpA family protein: MKRPRRSAAVLAVTVLLTGGSVTVARAEGPTPSAPPDSTTSSAPPTIDPAAPGLKLGDGATLAASHVLDIKSVVEDLGGEERREDTNSDVTFALQAEVLFAKDSPKLNPEARARIKAIADEAVAQHATKVRVFGFTDNLGSYEHGKVLSKRRADSVQQELAKSLSSDVTFDIRGYSEDYPIATNDTEEGRTKNRRVEISFPRGEKPGAGTAS; this comes from the coding sequence ATGAAACGACCACGCCGCTCCGCGGCCGTCCTAGCCGTGACCGTCCTGCTCACCGGCGGGTCCGTCACCGTGGCGCGTGCCGAGGGGCCCACCCCCAGCGCGCCCCCGGACAGCACGACCTCGTCCGCGCCGCCCACGATCGACCCGGCTGCACCCGGCCTCAAGCTCGGCGACGGTGCGACGCTCGCCGCCTCGCATGTACTCGACATCAAGTCCGTCGTCGAAGACCTCGGGGGTGAGGAGCGCCGCGAGGACACCAACTCGGATGTGACTTTCGCGCTCCAGGCCGAGGTTCTCTTCGCCAAGGACAGTCCCAAGCTGAACCCCGAGGCCAGAGCCCGTATCAAGGCCATCGCTGACGAAGCCGTCGCCCAGCACGCCACCAAGGTGCGGGTCTTCGGGTTCACCGACAACCTCGGCTCGTACGAACACGGCAAGGTGCTCTCCAAGCGCCGGGCCGACTCGGTGCAGCAGGAACTGGCGAAATCGCTCAGCTCGGACGTCACCTTCGACATCCGGGGTTACAGCGAGGACTACCCGATCGCTACGAACGACACCGAGGAGGGACGCACGAAGAACCGAAGGGTGGAGATCTCCTTCCCCCGCGGCGAGAAGCCCGGGGCAGGCACGGCCTCGTAG
- a CDS encoding pilus assembly protein TadG-related protein has translation MRPGGLRDDSGQTILIYVVVVAGLLFAAFAYFAFAQAAMARNGAQSAADAAALAAAQSVRDEMADGFTSSLQQKGDWAAWLQGDETVPGTGNAAAAQLAGENNSSLDGITPTTINGYPAFQASITTRFTVGKSILPVTSGRHAKAHAVAMIEPRCSVTPSDDSKKAIEFDCDGGQHWSIDPKKLDDIELPEAKDLFAVHLAE, from the coding sequence CTGAGGCCGGGTGGACTGCGTGACGACTCGGGCCAGACAATCCTGATCTACGTCGTCGTGGTGGCGGGTCTGCTCTTTGCGGCATTCGCCTATTTCGCCTTCGCGCAGGCCGCCATGGCCCGAAACGGCGCTCAATCGGCCGCTGATGCGGCAGCGCTGGCGGCAGCACAGTCCGTTCGCGACGAGATGGCCGATGGATTCACCAGCTCTCTCCAGCAAAAGGGTGACTGGGCCGCCTGGCTTCAGGGCGACGAGACCGTCCCCGGTACCGGCAACGCGGCAGCGGCCCAGTTGGCCGGCGAAAACAACTCGTCACTTGACGGAATCACTCCGACCACGATCAACGGCTACCCCGCATTCCAGGCAAGCATCACGACGCGCTTCACGGTGGGAAAGTCGATCCTTCCCGTGACATCGGGGAGGCACGCGAAGGCCCACGCCGTCGCGATGATCGAACCCCGCTGCTCGGTCACACCGTCGGACGACTCGAAGAAGGCAATCGAGTTCGACTGCGACGGCGGTCAGCATTGGTCGATCGACCCCAAGAAGCTCGACGACATCGAACTGCCAGAGGCGAAAGACCTGTTCGCCGTCCACCTGGCCGAGTGA
- a CDS encoding DUF5936 domain-containing protein — MMGLLLALALGAAVAGIFQGIRMYRADARIPSDLAIALEVGATRVGGVESAIDRAGMRFAPAVLKAMGRGSVEKKRRRIDMAGNPGGLTIDRYAARRAVYGIFGGLAGLALLTNGSPVLAVLAFAYGAFAADATIWQAIRKRKDIIERTLPDFLDVLAVVVSAGLGFRQALERVAEKYEGPWADELRITLRQMDMGVSRRQAFDELRRRNESEQVSQFVSALQQGEELGAPIADTLIQIANDMRRTDAQNSRRRAAKAIPQATVVTLITMVPATLILIVTNMFLGSSTDFGSVFGN, encoded by the coding sequence ATGATGGGACTGCTGCTCGCCCTCGCGCTCGGCGCGGCCGTGGCCGGAATCTTCCAGGGCATCCGGATGTACCGCGCCGATGCCAGGATTCCGAGCGACCTCGCTATCGCCCTCGAAGTCGGCGCGACCCGGGTCGGCGGCGTGGAGTCCGCCATCGACCGGGCCGGCATGCGCTTCGCGCCCGCCGTGCTCAAGGCCATGGGGCGCGGGTCCGTGGAGAAGAAGCGCCGCAGGATCGACATGGCGGGCAACCCCGGCGGGCTGACCATCGACCGTTACGCCGCCCGCCGCGCGGTCTACGGGATATTCGGCGGCCTGGCCGGTCTCGCCCTGCTCACCAACGGCAGCCCGGTCCTCGCCGTCCTCGCCTTCGCCTACGGTGCGTTCGCCGCCGACGCCACCATCTGGCAGGCCATCCGCAAGCGCAAGGACATCATCGAGCGGACGCTGCCCGACTTCCTCGACGTGCTCGCCGTCGTCGTGAGCGCGGGACTCGGGTTCCGGCAGGCCCTGGAGCGGGTGGCGGAGAAATACGAGGGCCCCTGGGCGGACGAACTCCGCATCACCCTGCGCCAGATGGACATGGGTGTCAGCCGCCGCCAGGCCTTCGACGAACTGCGCAGGCGCAATGAGTCCGAGCAGGTCTCGCAGTTCGTCAGCGCACTCCAGCAGGGTGAGGAGCTCGGCGCGCCCATCGCCGACACCCTCATCCAGATCGCCAACGACATGCGGCGCACCGACGCGCAGAACTCCCGCCGCCGCGCCGCCAAGGCCATCCCGCAGGCCACCGTGGTCACCCTGATCACCATGGTGCCGGCCACGCTGATCCTGATCGTGACGAACATGTTTCTGGGCTCGTCCACCGACTTCGGCTCCGTTTTCGGGAATTGA